One segment of Candidatus Zixiibacteriota bacterium DNA contains the following:
- a CDS encoding hydrogenase iron-sulfur subunit → MSAGNSNSSRVPRILVFSTNNISDPGIDMAGGSHMSYSPAVLVIPVPCSSGIKPSWVLHAIDAGFDGVFIAADGTDCAYLQDCTKRTGEIVQKAQSLLEKHGHDPRRLKMAAICSVCAESFQSHMDKFEAALMKLNSTEEKVAQ, encoded by the coding sequence ATGTCGGCGGGGAATTCAAATAGCAGCAGGGTTCCGAGGATTTTGGTATTTTCCACCAACAATATCTCTGATCCTGGAATCGATATGGCCGGCGGTTCCCATATGTCTTATTCACCCGCGGTGCTTGTGATACCGGTTCCCTGTTCCAGCGGTATCAAGCCATCCTGGGTGCTTCACGCAATTGACGCGGGTTTCGACGGCGTTTTCATAGCCGCCGACGGGACTGATTGCGCTTATTTGCAGGACTGCACGAAAAGGACAGGTGAAATCGTTCAAAAGGCACAATCGCTATTGGAAAAACACGGACACGACCCGCGACGGCTCAAGATGGCCGCAATTTGTTCGGTTTGTGCTGAATCATTCCAGTCGCATATGGATAAATTCGAAGCGGCATTGATGAAACTCAATTCAACGGAAGAGAAGGTTGCTCAATGA
- a CDS encoding sulfurtransferase TusA family protein, translating to MNTEELKALEIDKVVDARGTACPGPLLEAKRGMADVSREGILEVLSSDEGTNDDIPLWCKKVGHEYLGNIEEAGYWRLFVRRMK from the coding sequence ATGAATACCGAGGAGCTCAAAGCACTAGAAATTGACAAGGTTGTTGACGCGCGGGGGACAGCCTGTCCGGGACCACTGCTGGAAGCGAAGCGGGGAATGGCTGATGTATCAAGGGAAGGAATTTTGGAAGTGCTTTCATCTGACGAAGGGACTAACGACGATATTCCTCTTTGGTGTAAAAAAGTCGGACACGAATACCTTGGCAATATAGAAGAAGCCGGATATTGGCGTCTATTTGTGCGCCGGATGAAATAA
- a CDS encoding sigma 54-interacting transcriptional regulator, giving the protein MPMKDQKSLCEKLLTIVDSIADGVITIDLDWHITFINKAAQRITGFKVQDALGKPCREIFQTNACDANCPLKKTFATGNPVINQPVCITSRNGRRVPISISTALLKDEKGKIIGGVETFRDLDLARKLHNDFEGKFTHEGMISRNKVMQELFEILPTIAESGSPVLIEGESGTGKELVARALHNLSPRKAGPFIGLNCGALPDNLLESELFGYVAGAFTDAKKDRKGRFALAENGTLFLDEIGNISQAMQVRLLRVLQEKEFEPLGAAKSIPSNVRIITASNNPLDQLVSQGVFRTDLFYRINVVKINLPPLRDRREDIPLLIDHFIEQFNRLRNKDIPGVSPPVLEILMNYNYPGNIRELENIIEHAFVLCAKGIIKPEHLPMHLQDKRSIPVIEIAASMNEMESLFLIAALKRNNWSRKDTAKQIGINPSTLYRKIKRLRLKIPDEKG; this is encoded by the coding sequence ATGCCAATGAAAGATCAAAAATCACTCTGCGAAAAGTTGTTGACGATTGTCGATAGTATCGCCGATGGTGTCATTACTATCGATTTAGATTGGCACATCACATTCATAAATAAGGCCGCCCAAAGAATCACGGGATTTAAAGTCCAGGATGCGCTGGGAAAACCATGTCGGGAGATTTTTCAAACCAACGCCTGCGACGCCAACTGCCCCCTCAAAAAAACTTTTGCTACCGGAAACCCGGTTATCAATCAGCCGGTCTGCATAACCAGCAGAAATGGGCGGCGCGTTCCCATTAGTATTTCGACAGCCCTTTTGAAAGATGAAAAAGGCAAAATCATTGGGGGGGTCGAAACATTTCGGGATCTTGATTTGGCCAGGAAGCTTCATAACGATTTTGAAGGGAAATTCACACATGAAGGGATGATAAGTCGCAACAAGGTAATGCAGGAACTCTTTGAGATTCTCCCTACCATTGCCGAGAGCGGCAGTCCGGTTCTGATTGAGGGCGAAAGCGGGACCGGAAAGGAGCTTGTGGCCAGGGCATTACATAACCTGAGCCCGAGAAAAGCAGGTCCCTTTATAGGATTAAACTGCGGGGCTCTTCCGGATAATCTTCTTGAGTCTGAACTTTTCGGCTATGTCGCGGGTGCTTTTACCGACGCCAAAAAGGACAGAAAAGGGCGCTTTGCGCTCGCAGAAAACGGCACCTTATTCCTTGATGAAATAGGCAATATCTCGCAGGCCATGCAGGTCAGGTTACTGCGTGTTCTCCAGGAAAAGGAGTTTGAACCGCTGGGCGCCGCCAAATCCATCCCTTCTAATGTCAGAATTATCACCGCTTCAAATAACCCCCTGGATCAATTGGTTTCGCAGGGCGTATTTCGCACCGATCTATTCTATCGAATAAACGTTGTAAAAATCAACCTGCCCCCTTTACGTGATAGAAGAGAAGATATTCCGTTATTAATAGATCACTTCATTGAGCAATTCAATCGCCTCCGCAACAAAGACATCCCGGGAGTTTCCCCGCCTGTGCTTGAGATACTCATGAACTACAATTACCCGGGGAATATCCGCGAGCTGGAAAATATAATTGAACATGCCTTCGTCCTTTGCGCCAAGGGCATAATCAAACCTGAACATTTGCCGATGCATTTGCAGGATAAAAGATCGATACCGGTCATTGAAATAGCCGCCTCCATGAACGAAATGGAATCCTTATTTCTGATTGCCGCCTTAAAGCGAAATAACTGGTCACGTAAAGATACCGCCAAACAAATTGGCATAAATCCTTCTACCCTATATAGAAAAATCAAGCGACTTAGACTTAAAATCCCTGACGAAAAAGGCTGA
- a CDS encoding FAD-dependent oxidoreductase, whose amino-acid sequence MNYDALVIGGGIAGMESSLTLGDMGYKVLLVEKEASIGGKMVLLSKVFPTLDCASCISTPKMASTAHHPNITVATSSEIAKIVKQDKGGFLVKFNKKPTFVNSAACTGCGECERACTVARIDPFNFGLVAHRAIHIPFPQAVPKKAVMIREGTSPCSYACPAGVKAHGYVSLVRSGKYEEAFHLHMEDAPLPGSLSRACYAPCEGECTRGKLEGAVSIRAIKRFMVDYYYQRHPEPEYMAPDTIADKKVAVVGSGPAGLSAAYHLARRGYRVTIFESAPLPGGMLRYGIPAYRLPNNVVDRDIRNVTALGVSLKTNAPISSLAPLREQGFDATFLALGTMEGMKMSIEGENLDGVTDCMTFLKQANSSNGIDLSGKTVMVIGGGNAAIDPARMAIRAGAAKVIIQYRRSRNEMPAHDWEVTAALEEGVELQVLKTPKRFIGSNGRLEAVESLAMKLGGPDDSGRRRPIPVDGSEQSIPVDLVILAIGLKPSTSPFAGELDLNRNGTIKVNEETLQTSQSSIFAGGDAVTGPSMIVSAIGQGKRAAFYIDRYLKGETLNGITFDNRLPAVTAASVLSRFPSGNGGNGYGHDKILPVVGMATPRPSISKRIPVEKRELPAGERIKNMSEVELPITEEEARYSAGRCLDCGICSECQQCVKACPAHAIDFNMRDEERTVEAKSVIISTGFNLFDAHLKPTYGYGKYPNVITAMQMDRILAPTRPYNHVIRPSDGKAPDNIAYVLCTGSRDSTVDNPLCSRVCCMYSIKQAQLIMGALPLADITIYYIDIRTFGKGYDEFYQQARGMGISFVKGKVALINEVENGNLDVQYENIEGGGGIKHMEHDLVVLSTGFSPNIDYVHMFKNGKLVLDPFAYVQEIDEDINSGKTSINGVFVAGAASAPRDIPDSILHAGAAVAQTAAYIERIRAGR is encoded by the coding sequence ATGAACTACGATGCTTTGGTTATTGGGGGCGGCATTGCGGGGATGGAATCATCACTCACTCTGGGTGATATGGGGTACAAGGTACTACTGGTGGAAAAGGAGGCCAGCATCGGCGGCAAGATGGTTCTCCTCAGCAAGGTATTCCCGACTCTTGACTGTGCCAGCTGTATCTCTACACCCAAAATGGCCTCCACCGCTCATCATCCCAATATAACCGTCGCCACTTCCAGTGAGATTGCTAAAATAGTAAAACAGGATAAAGGCGGTTTTCTGGTTAAATTTAATAAAAAACCCACCTTTGTAAATTCGGCGGCCTGCACCGGATGCGGAGAATGCGAGCGAGCCTGTACAGTAGCCAGAATCGATCCCTTCAATTTCGGTTTGGTTGCCCATCGAGCGATACATATTCCCTTTCCCCAGGCGGTTCCCAAAAAGGCGGTCATGATACGCGAGGGAACGTCCCCATGTTCTTATGCCTGCCCAGCCGGGGTCAAAGCTCACGGTTACGTTTCGCTGGTTCGCAGCGGCAAGTATGAAGAGGCTTTTCATCTGCACATGGAAGATGCTCCTCTTCCCGGCAGTCTCAGCCGGGCCTGTTATGCTCCCTGCGAGGGCGAATGTACCAGGGGCAAACTGGAGGGAGCCGTTTCTATCCGCGCCATCAAGCGGTTCATGGTAGACTATTATTATCAAAGGCATCCCGAACCTGAATATATGGCACCGGATACAATTGCTGACAAAAAAGTGGCCGTGGTCGGCTCCGGTCCGGCCGGGCTTTCGGCCGCTTATCACCTGGCTCGTCGCGGGTATCGAGTTACGATTTTCGAATCGGCGCCCCTGCCCGGCGGTATGTTACGTTATGGGATTCCGGCTTACCGTTTGCCTAATAATGTGGTTGATCGAGATATTAGGAATGTCACTGCCCTGGGTGTTTCCCTTAAAACAAATGCGCCCATATCCTCGCTTGCTCCTCTCAGGGAACAGGGATTCGACGCGACCTTTCTGGCTTTGGGGACTATGGAAGGGATGAAGATGTCTATCGAGGGTGAAAATCTCGATGGCGTGACCGACTGCATGACATTTCTCAAGCAGGCGAATTCATCAAACGGAATAGACTTAAGTGGAAAGACGGTAATGGTAATCGGCGGGGGCAATGCGGCCATTGATCCTGCAAGAATGGCAATCCGGGCGGGTGCCGCCAAAGTCATTATTCAATATCGCCGCAGTCGGAATGAGATGCCGGCGCATGATTGGGAGGTTACCGCGGCTCTGGAAGAGGGGGTGGAGCTGCAGGTTCTCAAAACCCCAAAAAGATTTATCGGATCGAACGGCCGGCTCGAAGCGGTCGAAAGTCTGGCTATGAAACTCGGCGGGCCGGATGACAGCGGGCGGCGCCGGCCGATTCCGGTGGACGGATCCGAACAGAGTATCCCCGTTGACCTGGTCATACTTGCGATAGGTCTGAAACCGAGCACGTCGCCGTTTGCCGGTGAACTCGATCTCAATCGCAACGGTACCATTAAAGTTAATGAGGAAACGCTGCAAACATCCCAATCTTCGATCTTTGCCGGAGGTGATGCCGTTACCGGTCCGTCCATGATTGTCAGCGCCATCGGTCAGGGAAAACGGGCGGCATTTTATATTGATCGTTATCTGAAAGGCGAAACGCTTAACGGAATCACCTTCGATAATAGACTGCCGGCGGTAACGGCGGCTTCAGTTCTCTCGAGATTCCCCTCCGGCAACGGCGGTAATGGCTACGGACATGACAAAATCCTCCCTGTTGTTGGAATGGCAACACCGCGGCCTTCGATTTCGAAACGAATCCCTGTTGAAAAGCGAGAGCTGCCGGCAGGGGAACGAATTAAAAACATGTCCGAAGTGGAGCTTCCCATTACCGAAGAGGAGGCACGCTACAGCGCCGGCCGTTGCCTTGACTGCGGCATTTGCTCCGAATGTCAGCAATGCGTAAAAGCCTGTCCGGCTCATGCCATTGATTTCAACATGCGTGACGAAGAACGGACGGTTGAGGCGAAATCGGTCATCATATCGACCGGATTCAATCTATTCGATGCTCACTTAAAACCAACATACGGGTATGGTAAATACCCCAATGTTATTACAGCCATGCAAATGGACCGCATCCTGGCCCCTACCCGACCCTATAATCACGTCATCCGCCCTTCGGACGGCAAGGCGCCTGATAATATCGCTTACGTACTTTGCACCGGTTCCCGGGATAGTACCGTCGATAATCCTTTATGTTCCAGGGTCTGTTGTATGTATTCAATCAAGCAGGCGCAGTTAATCATGGGCGCTCTGCCGCTGGCCGACATAACCATCTATTATATCGATATCCGGACCTTCGGCAAAGGCTATGACGAATTTTATCAGCAGGCCAGGGGAATGGGTATTTCCTTTGTGAAAGGAAAAGTGGCCCTCATTAATGAAGTCGAAAACGGCAATCTTGACGTCCAGTATGAGAATATCGAAGGCGGCGGAGGCATCAAACATATGGAACACGATCTGGTTGTTCTGTCGACCGGGTTCTCACCAAATATTGACTACGTACATATGTTCAAGAATGGCAAACTTGTGTTGGACCCCTTTGCTTATGTTCAGGAAATCGATGAAGATATCAATTCTGGTAAAACCAGTATAAACGGTGTTTTCGTGGCCGGAGCGGCTTCTGCCCCTCGGGATATTCCCGACAGCATTCTTCATGCAGGCGCGGCGGTGGCTCAGACCGCCGCTTACATAGAGAGGATAAGGGCCGGACGATGA
- a CDS encoding DUF2173 family protein — protein MIGLDRLMRLNGVVAAGQFSEDGKVIRIVGEIPEDLMESAEFCVRQNQTCRDFLNSLNQKMPRDYGSLVGWTVWGSKYSVVVVGNTRVFVKTNRGDYNQLMVDLAGSEATGPRQLNY, from the coding sequence ATGATTGGGCTTGATAGACTGATGAGACTAAATGGAGTTGTCGCTGCCGGGCAGTTTTCTGAGGACGGCAAGGTCATCCGAATTGTGGGTGAAATACCGGAGGATTTGATGGAAAGCGCTGAATTCTGTGTCCGTCAAAATCAGACCTGCCGCGATTTTCTTAATTCGCTTAATCAGAAAATGCCGCGCGATTATGGATCATTGGTTGGATGGACGGTCTGGGGAAGTAAATACTCAGTAGTTGTGGTGGGCAATACGCGCGTTTTTGTCAAAACAAATCGCGGAGATTACAACCAGCTTATGGTTGATTTGGCTGGATCGGAAGCCACCGGTCCGAGACAACTAAACTACTGA
- a CDS encoding winged helix-turn-helix transcriptional regulator, with product MNTGDAEIFEMHAEFCRMIASSKRLMIIELLARKEMSVSKIAQALGLHQSNISQHLRVLKSQHIVEPRKEGQTVYYQLTNIRLAKVCSDIRSILLEGMEQRGKKAKGLIKSRT from the coding sequence ATGAATACAGGAGATGCTGAAATATTCGAAATGCATGCCGAGTTTTGCCGGATGATTGCCAGCTCCAAAAGGCTGATGATTATCGAGTTGCTGGCCAGGAAAGAAATGAGCGTCAGCAAAATTGCCCAAGCGCTCGGTTTGCACCAGAGTAATATCAGCCAACATCTGAGAGTCCTTAAATCTCAACATATAGTCGAACCACGCAAGGAAGGACAGACGGTCTATTACCAGCTGACCAATATCAGGCTGGCCAAAGTCTGTTCTGATATAAGATCAATACTATTGGAAGGAATGGAACAGAGGGGAAAGAAGGCAAAGGGATTAATCAAAAGCAGGACCTGA